CCTCCGCCCAGGCCTCCCCGGCGGCCGGCTCCGCGCCCGCCACACTGGCCGGGGCGCAGGCGCACGTACAGAAGTACACGTCCTGCGAGAACCTGAGCACCGACCCGAACGACCGCCGGGTGGCGCTCAGCGGGTTCATCGGTGCCGGGGACTGGTCCATCACGGAGCGCGGCGTCTGCACGGACAAGAAGGCGCCGGGCGAGATCGTCCTCTTCCTGACCCCGGACATGAAGGCCTTCCAGCAGGCCGCCAAGGACCACGCCACGAAGCTGATCGCCGAGGGCCGGGAGGATTACGGCCTCGCCAGCCGCATGGTCGTGGGCAAGACCTTCGCGCTGACCGCGCTCAAGACCCGCACCGCCGTGTCCCTGGTCGACCCGCCCAACTCCGACCTGCGCATCCTGAGCTGCAACCCCAACGTCTACGTACCGGAGGGCTTCAAGAAGGAGAAGGCCCTGGTCGAGGGCTGCATCCTCACCGACTACGTCAACAGTCCCGACGGCCAGGGCAGCCCCTTCCGCGGGGCGGTCCGCGACCCCTCCACCGAGGGGACCGAGAAGCCCGGCCAGCCGGCCACCGGCAGCCTGGGGCTGGCGAGCGCCGGCAGCATCGCCGAGCTGAAGAAGATGGTCCACCCGCACACCGTCGACTGCACCAGCATGACCGTCACCGACGAACACGTGCAGTCGATCGACTACCTGCCGGTGGTCGACGCCGGCGGCAACCCGCGCACCTGGGGCGTCAAGGAGCGCGCGGTCTGCGGCACCCTCGGCGGCGCGCAGCGCGCGCACAACCTGAACTGGCTGGACACCGTCTCCGACATGAAGACCCTCCAGACCAAGGCGAAGGCGGCGCAGCTGGCCGACCTGAAGGACGACGGCCGCCTCAAGGCCACCGCGAGCAAGCTGCTGGTCGGCACGAACGTCGCCGTCGAGACCAACAGCAAGTCCGTCCGGATCGGTCTCTACCAGTTCCAGTTCCTCTACCTCAACTGCGAGACCGGCTTCACCGCGCCGGCCGGGTACCGGCTGGAGAAGGCACAGGTCGAGGGCTGCGTCCTGACGAACTACGAGCGCCAGTAGAGGTGACAGACGGCCGTCCGGGGGGTGCGCGGCACGCCCCGGACGGTGTCGACTGGGGTGTTCCGCCTTCCGAGCGCCAGGAGTCGACATGTCACTCTTCATCCCGGATTTCGACGACTCCGTGGTCGTCCGCGCCGCCGACGCCGAGGAGGTCCGGTTCTCGCCGGACTCCTCCGTGCGACTGCTGGCCGACAACTCCTCCGCCGGCGGGTTCCTGTCCACCATGCGCGTGAGCCTGGGCCAGGGCTCCGACGGCGCCCGCCCGCACCACCACGGCCGGTCCGCCGAGATGTTCTACATGATCGACGGGACGGCGCAGCTGCTGGCCGGCGACAAGGTGGTCACCGCCGAGGCCGGTGACCTGGTCATCGTCCCGCCGGGGCAGCAGCACGCCTTCGCCGCCGCGCCCGGGGAGAGCGCCGAAATGCTGGTCGTCATCACTCCCGGCGTGGAGCGTTTCGAGTACTTCCGCCACCTGGAGCGCATCCGGTACGGAACGATGCCGCCGGAGAGCCTCCTGGAGGTCCAGGAGCTGTACGACACGTACTTCGGGACCAGCTCCGCCTGGGAGGACGTCCGCGCTCCCCGGGCGCAATGACACACTTCATACACAGGGTGTCCTCCCCCTTTTCTTCCCGAATTGTTAGGCTCGTGGTTTCGCCCGCCGCTGGCGGCTTTGTAGTCCCCTGTACCGACGAGGAGCACCCGTGACCCAGACGAGCGAGAGCGTCACCTGGCTGACCCAGGCGGCGTACGACCAGCTGAAGACCGAGCTGGACTACCTCTCTGGTCCCGCACGCACGGAGATCGCCATGAAGATCGCGGCTGCCCGCGAGGAGGGCGACCTGCGCGAGAACGGCGGTTACCACGCGGCCAAGGAGGAGCAGGGCAAGCAGGAGCTCCGGGTCCGCCAGCTCACCCAGCTCCTGGAGAACGCGAAGGTCGGCACGGCCCCCGCCTCCGAGGGTGAGGTCGCGCCGGGCACCCTCGTCACGATCGCCTTCGACGGCGACGAGGACGACACGCTGGAGTTCCTGCTGGCCTCCCGCGAGTACGCGTCCACCGACTTCGAGACCTACTCCCCGCAGTCCCCGCTGGGCAGCGGCGTGAACGGCAAGAAGATCGGCGAGGACGCCCAGTACGAGCTGCCGAACGGCAAGAAGGCCACGGTCAAGATCCTGGCCGTCAAGCCCTTCACCGGCTGATCACCCCCTTACGAGAACACCTGCGCGCGAGCCCCCGCCGGACCCGGTCCGGCGGGGGCTCGCGCGCGTACTGCCCCAGGTCAGCTGGCCGCTCGGCGGTACTTGCGGACCGCGAGGGTGCGGAAGACCGCGATGATCAGGGCTGACCAGATGAGCGAGGCCCAGACCGGGTGGGCCATCGGCCAGGTGTCGGACGGAGAGACGCCGGGGTTTCCGAAGAGCTGGCGGGCCGCCTGAACGGTCGCGCTGAAGGGATTCCACTCGGCGATCGGCTGAAGCCAGCTCGCCATGTTCTCGGTCGGAACGAAGGCGTTCGAGATGAACGTGACGGGGAAGAGCCAGATCAGCCCACCCGAGGTGGCTGCCTCCGGGGTGCGCACGGACAGGCCGATCAGGGCGCCGATCCAGGAGAAGGCGTATCCGAGCAGGAGCAGCAGGGCGAAGCCGGCGAGCACCTTGCCGAGGCTCTCGTGGGTGCGCCAGCCAACCAGGAGGGCGACGATGGCGAGCACCACCATGGTCAGCGCGGTCTGCACCAGGTCGGCAAGCGTACGGCCGGTCAGAACCGCGCCGCGCGCCATGGGCAGCGAGCGGAAGCGGTCGATCAGGCCCTTGTGCATGTCGTCGGCGATGCCCGCACCCGCGCCGGCGGTGGCGAAGGTGACGGTCTGGGCGAAGATGCCGGCCATCAGGAACTCGCGGTAGGCGCTGGCGCTGGTCGAGCCGCCGATCATCATCGAGCCGCCGAAGACGTAACTGAACAGCACGACGAACATGATCGGCTGCACCAGCCCGAACACGACCATTTCCGGAATCCTGGTCAGGCGGATCAGGTTCCGGCGGGCGATGACCAGGGAGTCCCTGATGCCCTGGGTGACGCCGCCGTGAGGGTGGCGGGCCGCGCGGTCCGCGGCCGGGGAGGTGATGGTCACTTCGCCGCCTCCTTGCGCGCCCGGCCCTCGGCGGCGGGTGTGCCGTTCTCGTCCGGGGTGAGCTGGGTCGCGTGGCCGGTGAGGGAGATGAACACGTCGTCGAGGGTGGGGCGGCGCAGGCCGATGTCGTCGATCTCGATGCCCCGGGAGTCGAGTTCGCGGATGACCTCGGCGAGCAGTTTGGCGCCGCCCGAGACCGGGACGGTGAGCTTGCGGGTGTGTTCCTCGACGGTGGTCTCGCCCTTGCCGAAGCCGGCGAGGACCTCGCGGGCGGTGGTGATGTGCTCCCGCTCGTGGACGACGACCTCCACGCGTTCGCCGCCGGTCTGGGCCTTGAGCTGGTCGGAGGTGCCGCGGGCGATGACCTTGCCGTGGTCGACCACGCAGATGTCGTGGGCGAGGCGGTCGGCCTCCTCCAGGTACTGGGTGGTGAGCAGCAGGGTGGTGCCGCCGGCGACGAGTTCCTCGATGACGTCCCACAGGGCCTGGCGGTTGCGGGGGTCGAGGCCGGTGGTGGGTTCGTCCATGAACATCACCGGTGGGCGGACGACGAGGGCGGCGGCGAGGTCGAGGCGTCTGCGCATGCCGCCGGAGTAGGTCTTGGCGGTGCGGTCGGCGGCGTCGGCGAGGTTGAAGCGCTCCAGGAGCTCGCCGGCCCGGGCCCGGGCCGCCTTGGCGCTCATCTGGTAGAGCTGGCCGACCATCTGGAGGTTCTCGCGGCCGGTGAGGTATTCGTCGACGGCGGCGAACTGGCCGGAGAGGCCTATGGAGCGGCGGACTTCGTTGGGGTGCTTGAGTACGTCGATCCCGGCGACGACGGCCTTGCCGCTGTCGGGCTGGAGGAGGGTGGTCAGGACGCGCACGGTCGTGGTCTTGCCCGCACCGTTGGGGCCGAGCAGGCCCAGCACGGTGCCTTCGGGGACATCGAGGTCCACGCCGTCCAGTGCCCGTACGTCACCGAAGGTCTTGACCAGGCCTTCGGCGTAGATGGCGCCTGGCATAGGGGTTCTCCCAGAGCGATCGGGCCAGCATGATTTTGGACATTCCTAGGCAAATCCTAGGGGCGCCGGGCAGGCGTCGCCCGACGCATGGGCACCGTATCGCGTCATATCGCGTTCCGCCACGCCTTTTGCGCGGCCGCCTGCCACGTCAGGCCATCACCGGGTAGCCCGCGCTGTGCAGGGAGCGGGCGACCTCCGCGCAGTGCTCGGGCCCCTTCGTCTCCAGGTGCAGCTCCACCTCGACCTCGGTGAGCCCGAGCCGCGGGTCGGTCCGTACGTGGCTGACGTCCAGCACGTTGGCGTCCACCGTCGACAGCACCGCCAGCAGCCCCGCGAGGGCTCCGGGCCGGTCCGCGACCCGCAGCCGCAGGGACAGGTAGCGGCCCGCCGCCGCCATGCCGTGGCGCAGGATCCGCTGGAGCAGCAGCGGGTCGACGTTGCCGCCCGAGAGCACGGCGACCACCGGGCCGCCCCCGTACAGCTCGGGCTCGCTCAGCAGGGCCGCCACGGGGCTGCACCCGGCGGGCTCCACGACCAGCTTGGCCCGCTCCAGGCAGAGCAGCAGCGCGCTGGACAGGGCGTCCTCGGACACCGTCCGTACCTCGTCCAGCAGCTCCGCGATGATCGCGAAGGGGACGTCGCCGGGGCGGCCGACCTTGATGCCGTCCGCCATCGTGTTCGGGTCGTCGATCGACACCGGGTGGCCGACCTTGAGGGAGGGCGGGTACGCGGCCGCGCCCGCCGCCTGCACGCCGATCACCTTCACGTCCGGGCGCAGCGCCTTCACCGCGACCGCGATGCCGGCGGCGAGCCCGCCGCCGCCGACGCCGACGAGGATCGTGCGGACCTCGGGGCACTGCTCGAGGATCTCCAGGCCGACCGTGCCCTGGCCGGCGATGATGTCGCGGTGGTCGAAGGGGTGGATGAACACCGCCCCGGTGCGGTCCGCGTACTCCTGGGCGGCCGCCAGGGTCTCGTCGACGACCTGGCCGTGCAGGCGCACCTCGGCGCCGTACTCCTGGGTGGCGGCCACCTTGGGCAGCGGGGCGCCGACGGGCATGAACACCGTGGAGCGGACCCCGAGCAGGGAGGAGGCGAGGGCCACGCCCTGGGCGTGGTTGCCCGCGCTGGCCGCGACCACGCCGGCGGCGCGCTGCTCGGGGCGCAGGCCCGCGATGCGCACGTACGCTCCGCGCAGCTTGAAGGAGCCGGTCCGCTGGAGGTTCTCGCACTTGAGGTGGACCGGGGAGCCGGTGAGGGCCGACAGGTGCCGGCTGCCCTCCATCGCGGTCACCCGGGCCACTCCCGACAGCATCTTCTGGGCCCCCCGGACGTCGTCGAGGATGACCTGCGGGACGGGCACGGGCACGCGGTAGTTCATGCGGCCAGTCTCGCAGCCCGCGGGGGCCCCGGCTCAGGGACGGACGGAGCCCGGGCGGGGGCGGCGGGAGGGCGGCGGAAGGTCGGACGAAGGGGCCGTGGGAGAGGCTGCTGGAGGGGCCGCGGGAGAGGCCGCGGAAGGGGCGAAATCCCGCCATGCGGGACGCTCCCGGCGGGGCCGCGGCGACGGGCCGTATCAGTTCTCAAACGCGGCGTACGAGCCGCCGCAGGGCCGCGTACTCTGTCCCCCATCCTTGTCGGCCCCATGCGAAGAGAGCCCACGGCCATGCCCTCCATCCCGGCCAGTTCCGACCTGCCCACGGCGGCCGAAGCGCCCGCCGGAGCCGGACTCCTCGACACGCTCCAGCACCAGGTGGCCGTCTTCGCCCGCCGGGCCGAGCAGACCCGCCTGGGCGGCGTCGGCCACGTGCGCAACTCGATGGACCGAGCCGCGTACCTGCTGCTGAACCGGCTCGACCTCGAAGGCCCGATGGGCGTGAAGGCGCTCGCCGGCGGGATGGGCATCGACTCGTCCACCGTCACCCGCCAGGTCGCCCCGCTCGTCGACAGCGGACTGGTCAAGCGCACCTCGCACCCCGAGGACGGCCGCGCCGTGGTCCTGGCGCTGTCCCCGCGCGGCCTGGCCCGCCTGGAGGAGGTCCGCTCCTCGCGGCGGGAGCTGATGGCCCGGGTGACCGAGGGCTGGGCGGAGGAGGAGCGCGAGGTGTTCACCACGCTGCTGACCCGTTTCAACGGCTCGCTGTCGGAGCTGATGTCCGCCGCCTCCGAGGGCGGCCCGGCCTCCTGATCCGGCCGCGTCCGACCCCTTGACCAAGATGGTGCCACCGGCCGCACCATGGGGGCTGTGGACCGGCGTTCGGGGCGGGATGCGGAGTTCGAGGCCTTCGTCGCGGGCGCGGCGGGGCGGCTGCTGCACGTCGCCGCCCTGCTGACGGCCGAGCCCCCGGCCCGGGCGCCCGCCGCCCGGCGGATCCTCGCGGGCGCGCTGGCCCGTACGTACGCGCAGTGGGCGCGGCTGCGCGGCGACGACCCGTACGACCACACCCGCCGGCAGGTGTGCGCCGCGTACGCCCGCACCGCCTGGCGGCATCCCGGCGGCGGCGGGGTCCTCGCGCCGCTGAGCCCGCTGGAGCGGCTCGTGCTGGTGATGCGGATCTACGAGGGCGTCGCGGAGGAGGTCACGGCCGCGCAGCTGGGGCTGCCGCCCGAGCGGGTCGAGGCCGTGTGCAACCGGGCGGTGGCCACCCTGCGCGCCGGAGCCGCGGCGGGCGCCGCATGAGCCCCCTCGACCGTAAGGAGGCGCAGGTCAGGCAGCTGCTCGACGGCCCGCATCCGGCGGTTCCGGCGGGGCTGGCGACGGCGGCCGTCGCGCACGGCAGGCGGCTGCTGCGCCGCCGGCGGGTCCTGCGCCGGTTCGGCTGGGCGCTGCTGTGGGCGGCGGCGGTGGCCTTCACGGTGTGGGCGGCGCTGACCCAGCCGTGGGCCGTCCCGCCCAGCGAGGTCTCGCCGCCCCTGGAAGGCTGGTAGGCGCTCCAGGGGCGGCGGATCTGCTCTAGCCCAGCGCCTGGGTCAGGTCCGCGATGAGGTCGTCGGCGTTCTCGATGCCGACGGAGACGCGGATCAGGTCCGCCGGGACCTCCAGGGCCGAGCCGGCCACCGAGGCGTGGGTCATCCGGCCCGGGTGCTCGATGAGGGACTCGACGCCGCCGAGGGACTCCGCCAGGGTGAAGATCTTGGTGCGGCCGCAGACCGCGACGGCCTCCTCCTCGCCTCCGGCGACCTGGAAGGAGACCATGCCGCCGAAGTTGCGCATCTGCTTGGCGGCGATCTCGTGGCCGGGGTGCTCCGGCAGGCCCGGGTAGAGGACCTTGGTGACCTTGGGGTGCCGCTTGAGCACCTCCACGATCTTCGCGGCGTTCTCGGCGTGCCGGTCCATGCGCACGGCCAGGGTCTTGATGCCGCGCAGCACGACCCAGGAGTCGAAGGGCCCGGCGACCGCGCCCATCGCGTTCTGGTGGTAGGCCAGCTCCTCGCCCAGGGCCTCGTCGGCGGTGACCAGGGCGCCGCCGACGACGTCGGAGTGGCCGCCCATGTACTTGGTCAGCGAGTGCACGACCACGTCGGCGCCGAGCGCCAGGGGCTGCTGGAGGTAGGGGGAGGCGAAGGTGTTGTCCACGACCAGCTTGGCGCCGGCCGTGCGCGCGATGTCCGCGACCACCGCGATGTCGGTGATGCCCAGCAGCGGGTTCGAGGGGGTCTCGACCCAGATGACCTTGGTCTTCGGGGTGAGGGCCGCGCGTACGGAGGCCGCGTCGGAGGTGTCGGCCACCGACCACTCCACGCCCCAGCGGGAGACGACCTTCGCGAAGAGGCGGAAGGTGCCGCCGTAGGCGTCGTTGGGGATGACCACGTGGTCGCCCGGGGAGAGCAGCGTACGCAGCAGGCAGTCCTCGGCGGCGAGCCCGGACGCGAAGGCGAGGCCGCGCCGGCCGCCCTCCAGCGCCGCGAGGTTCTCCTCCAGCGCGGTGCGGGTCGGGTTGGCGCTGCGGCTGTACTCGTAGCCGCCGCGCAGTCCGCCCACGCCGTCCTGCTTGTAGGTGGACACCTGGTAGATCGGGGGGACGACCGCACCGGTCTGCGGGTCCGCCGTGTTGCCCGCGTGGATCGCGCGGGTCTCGAAGCTCTGGTGCTCGTGGCTGTCGTCGCTCATGGGGCAGATGCTATGCCCCGTCAGGGCCGCGGTCCTCTCCTGGCCTGACCGTGCGCTGACCCGGCGTGCGGAGGGCCTCGTTCGCCATTGGGCCGCCGGGTCTGGTTCGCTTGGCGGCATGGAGATTATCTGGGTCCTGATGGGGCTCGCCCTGGCCACGCTCTTTGTCTACAGCTACGTACGGGCCAGGCGCGGCGACGGGATCCGCCAGGTCGCGCCCGGCAGCCCCGATGCCGCCGACCCCGCGGACTACGGGTTCATACGGCAGGAGGAGCTGGACGTCCGGGTGCCCGGACCCGACCCGGACCTGATGGACGCTCTGGCCAACGTCCAGCGCACCGGCCACTGGCAGGCCGCGTCCGCGCTGCTCGCCGGGACCCCGAAGGACGGGGAGCGGCGCTGGCAGCGCGTGCAGGCCTTCGGCGGCGCGGCGGCCCTGGAGCTGGTGGAGCGGCCCGGGGCGGGCGCGCAGTGGCTGAAGGCGTGGCGGCTGGAGGCGGAGAAGGACGCGGGCGGCGCCCAGGTGCACGCGGAGCTGCTGGTGCAGCAGGCGTGGCGGTCCTCGGGCGGGGTGGGCTCGCAGGACCACCGGATCATCCTGGAGGAGGCCCGGGAGTCCGCCCGCAAGGCGGTCCTGCTGGCGCCCGGGGACCCGGTGCCCTTCATCACGGAGCTGGCCGTGGCGCGGGGGCTGGCCTACTCGGAGGCGGAGTTCGACGCGCTGTGGGCGAAGGTGATCGACGTGGCCCCGGCGCACATGGGCGCGCACCTGGCGGCCCTGCACTACTGGTGCGGGAAGTGGCACGGCTCGCGGGAGCAGGCCGACGCCTTCGCGCACGCGGCCGCCGCCCGCGCCCCGCAGGGCTCGCTGCTGGCGGCGCTGCCGCTGTTCTCGGTGTACGAGAACCTGCCCGACGTGGTCCTGGTCAGCAACTTCTGGGAGAGCGCGGTCGTCACCCGGGCGGTGGAGGGGGCCCTGTACGCGGTGCACCAGGCGCGTGCGGACGACCCGATGCTGGCGCACGTGCGCCACATGCTGCTGGTGTTCCTGGTGAACATGGAGCGCTGGGCGGAGGCGATGGAGCAGGTCCGGCACGTGGACGGCTGCGTGGGCGCCCTGCCCTGGACGGCCTCGCAGGACCCGGCGGAGCAGTACGCGGTGTACCGGGCGCTGGCGGTGGCGGGCTACGAGGCGAACGGCGGCTCCCCGGCGACCCTGCCGCACTGACCCGCCGCGGGGGCGGACGGCCCGTGTCCGCCCCCGCCCCGCTCCCGTACCGGTACCCCCGGACCAACGGTTTTCGGCCATTGGCCATAAGGTGCGCGTAAACACTGCATCATGTGCGCGTCAAAAGCCGCACCATCCCCCGGGGGGACCCCATCCATATGGGCGCTTCGCTGCGCGCTCTGCGCGCCCTCGTCCTGCTCGCCGGCTTCTACCTGCTCGGCGTCGTCCTGCTCGCCCTCCTCGGACTCGCCGACTGGGCCACCTTCACCTGGCTGCACGGCCCCATAACCGCCAAGGTCGTCATCGGATCGGTGGTCCTCGCCATCCCGATCGTGCGCGGCATGTTCATGCTCCGCACCCCCAAGCCGGAGCCGGCGGCAGGCGTCCGCGTCACCGAGGCGCAGGAACCCCTCCTGTGGCAGACCGTCCGGGACATCGCCGACCAGGTCGGCACCCGCGCCCCCGACGAGATCCTGCTGATCGACGAGGTCAACGCGGCCGTCTCCGAGGACGCCCGGCTGCTCGGCCTGCGCTCCGGCACCCGCCGCCTCCACCTCGGCCTGCCCCTGATGACGGGCCTGGACGAGATGCAGCTGCGCGCCGTACTCGCCCACGAGATGGGCCACTACGCCAACCTCGACACCCGCCTCACCCCGGTGATCGCCCGCGGCCGCGCCCAGCTGATCCGCACCATCGGCCACTTCCGCGACCGCGCCGACAACACCGAGGCCAAGGAACGCGCCAGGCAGGAGAAGCGGGCCGAGAAGCGGATCGCCAAGGGCAAGAAGGCCAAGGAGATCGACACCGACGGCGCGGGCTTCACGTACCGCGCCATGGCGGGGATCTACAACCTCTACGCCCGCTTCTACATGCGCGCCACCCTCTCCTCCGCACGCCGCCAGGAGCTGGCCGCCGACCTCGCCTCCGTGCGCGTCGCGGGCCGCGACTCGGCCGCCTCCGCGCTGCGCGAACTGAACGCCCTCGACTCGGCGCACGAGTTCTACATGAGCTCGTACGCCACCCTCGGCGTCGGCGCGGGCCTGCTGCCGCGCCCCGGGCAGGTCTTCGGCGGGCTGCGCCGGCTCCTCGACGCCCGCGCGGCCGAGCTGGAGGAGATGCGCCGGGAGCTGTCCACCGAGCCCGCCTCCCCGTACGACTCCCACCCCGCGCTCGCCGAGCGCGTGGCCCGCATCGAGGCCCTGCCGGACGACGGCCGCGGCGGCCAGGCGGCCCGCCCGGCCCTGGAGCTGCTCTCCTCCCCGCAGGAGGCGCTGGCCGCGCTGGAGCAGGCGGTCCTCACCCCGGAGGCCCTCGCGCTCACCCGCGTCGACTGGGAGGACCTCGTCCACCAGTCGATGACCACGTACGTCGGCCAGGGCGCCGAGGACATCCGCGAGGCCCTCACCGCCGAGGGCGCCGGCCCCTCCCTTGCCGCCCTGCTGGACGCGATCGACGCCGACCCGGCGGTGCGCTGGCGGATCGCCGACCACTTCCCGAAGTCCGAGGAGGCCCAGGCCGCGACCGGCCGTACGGCCCGCGAGTTCGCCCGGCCGTCCGTCCGGCGCGCCCTCGGCCAGCTGGTCACCGTCGAGCTGACCGCCCGCGGCGCGGCCCGCTGGGAGCTGTCCTGGTCCGACTCGCCCACCCTGTCCTACCCCGTGCCCGGTTTCGAGGACGAGCTCGGCCCCGCCCTGGACGCCGCCGTCGCCGACCTGCCCGACACCGAACTGCTGCGAAAGCTGGTAATCGCCCCGTGACCATCGTCCTCATCGTGCTCGGCGCCCTCCTGCTGGGCGTCGCCTGCTGGGTCCTGCGGGGCGTGTTCCTCATCCGCAAGGCCAAGCGCCTGGAAGCCGAGATCGGCACCCTGAACGCGCAGACCGAAGCCATCGAGTCGGACGAGGAGGCCGCCGCGGAGGCCGCGCGGGCGGAACGGGCCGTCGCGCTGGGCTTCGTACCGGAATCCGAACTCGACCGGGACAACCCGGCGCCCGTACCGCCGGAGCGGACCGCCGCCCTGGAGGCGGTCCGGTCGGGTGACTGGGAGGCGGGAGCCGCCTACATCGAGGCGGCCGGCAAGGACTGGCAGGAGCGCATGGAGCGCGTCCGCCCGCTGGCCGAGGCGGCCGCCGAGGACGACGCGTGGCTGCTGGCCTGGCGTGCGGCCCGGCCCTCGGACCCGACGGCGGCCCTGGTCAACGCCGACACCTCCGTGCAGGTGGCCTGGAACGTGCGCGGCGCCAAGTGGGCCAGCCACACCACGCAGGAGCAGTTCCGGCTCTTCCACCAGCTGCTGACCAAGGCCCAGGCGGACGCCCACGAGGCCCAGCGCCTCGCCGACCCGGCGGACCCCACCCCGTACATAGCGGAGCAGGCCATCGGATTCGGCCTGGGCTACTCGCACGAGACCTTCCGGGAACTGTGGGCGCAGATCGTCGACCGCGACCCGAAGGTGCTGTGGTCGCACGTCACCGGCCTTCAGTACTGGTGCCGGAAGTGGAGCGGCTCGGACGAGCTGGCGCTCGCCTTCGCGCGGGAGTCGGCGGCGGCGGGCGAGCCCGGTGACCTGCTGTCGCTGGTGCCGCTGATGGCGTACTTCGAGCAGTTCACGAAGGACGACGACCTCGCCGTGGACACGTTCTTCAAGGAGCCGGAGATCGTCGCCGCGGTGGACGCGGCGCTCGTGGACCTGGCGGCGGCCGGCAACGACCACCCCGGGACGCCGCTGATGCGGCACATGCTGGCGTACCTGCTGTTCTGGCAGGACCGCGACGCCGAGGCGGTCGAGCAGTTCCGGCACATCGACGGGTACATCGGGGCCGTGCCGTGGTCCTACTCGGGGGTGGGCCGCTACCTGTACGCCCGCAACTTCGCGGTGGACCTGGTGGCATCGGCCGACTGACCGGCCGACCGGCCGACCGGACGGGACGAGGGGGCGGGCCGGGGAATCCCGGCCCGCCCCCGGCCGTTGACACTCCCACCAGAAGGGAATCGATTCCATGTTCTCGTACCGCCGCACGCCCGAGCTCCCCACCCGCGAGGAGGCCCTGAAGGGCCGCTCCGAGGCCCCGTTCTCGCTGCCCGAGCGCCACACCGTCCTCGGCAACCCGCTGTCCGGCCCGTACCCGGAAGGCCTGGAGGTCGCCGACTTCGGCCTGGGCTGCTTCTGGGGCGCGGAGCGCAAGTTCTGGCAGACCCCCGGGGTGTGGACCACCCTGGCCGGCTACCAGGGCGGCCACACGGAGAACCCGCTGTACGAGGAGGTGTGCTCCGGCCAGACCGGCCACACCGAGGTCGTCCGGGTGGTCTTCGACCCGTCCGAGGTCTCCTACGAAACCCTCCTCAAGCTGTTCTGGGAGTCCCACGACCCCACCCAGGGCTTCCGCCAGGGCAACGACGTCGGCACCCAGTA
The Streptomyces sp. NBC_00091 genome window above contains:
- a CDS encoding M48 family metalloprotease, whose amino-acid sequence is MGASLRALRALVLLAGFYLLGVVLLALLGLADWATFTWLHGPITAKVVIGSVVLAIPIVRGMFMLRTPKPEPAAGVRVTEAQEPLLWQTVRDIADQVGTRAPDEILLIDEVNAAVSEDARLLGLRSGTRRLHLGLPLMTGLDEMQLRAVLAHEMGHYANLDTRLTPVIARGRAQLIRTIGHFRDRADNTEAKERARQEKRAEKRIAKGKKAKEIDTDGAGFTYRAMAGIYNLYARFYMRATLSSARRQELAADLASVRVAGRDSAASALRELNALDSAHEFYMSSYATLGVGAGLLPRPGQVFGGLRRLLDARAAELEEMRRELSTEPASPYDSHPALAERVARIEALPDDGRGGQAARPALELLSSPQEALAALEQAVLTPEALALTRVDWEDLVHQSMTTYVGQGAEDIREALTAEGAGPSLAALLDAIDADPAVRWRIADHFPKSEEAQAATGRTAREFARPSVRRALGQLVTVELTARGAARWELSWSDSPTLSYPVPGFEDELGPALDAAVADLPDTELLRKLVIAP
- the msrA gene encoding peptide-methionine (S)-S-oxide reductase MsrA, which translates into the protein MFSYRRTPELPTREEALKGRSEAPFSLPERHTVLGNPLSGPYPEGLEVADFGLGCFWGAERKFWQTPGVWTTLAGYQGGHTENPLYEEVCSGQTGHTEVVRVVFDPSEVSYETLLKLFWESHDPTQGFRQGNDVGTQYRSALYTHSPAHQAAAEASRAAYQQVLQASGYGEITTAVLPAADRPFWPAEPYHQQYLDKNPAGYCGIGGTGVSCPIGVAAAE